The proteins below are encoded in one region of Lactuca sativa cultivar Salinas chromosome 3, Lsat_Salinas_v11, whole genome shotgun sequence:
- the LOC111896742 gene encoding uncharacterized protein LOC111896742 isoform X2 → MMEPCHIFNFFTLIMVWRKLITDLLKRGLSGMTAYDDTWLSMRSKLLSIYEKALSSKSIRLVNMIQSIQEELLSEEIETHKVLNGNQIPPPLARLLSFIAQMTPDPSGDQTSSFKSAISACMRDMYHYARISGLHVLECVMDVALSAVKREQLQEASNILSLYPQLQPLVAVMGWDLLPGKTDMRRKLMQLLWTSKSQILRLEESSLYGNKSDEVSCVEHLCDFLCYQLDLASFVACVNSGQSWSLKSSLLLSGKGNTTEFENQELQLDPFVENLVLERLSIHSPLRVLFDVVPDIRFQDAIELFSMQPITSNLAAWKRMKDVELMHMRYAMESAVLALRAMGNSKNNEVKSYQMALCYLKDLRIHLEAVTNIPRKIMMVNIIISLLHLDDLSRDSSPSPPPRTHPDTSSTSEESGDQCTNEEGNTMVVSFTGGLLNILRQNLPSGVTEQEIAIDGNVPTDGRQALEWRISKARSFIEDWEWRLSILQSLLPLSDRQWKWEEASTVLRAAPSKLLNLCMQRAKYDIGEEAVNRFSLTPEDKATLELAEWVDGAFKRASAADAVSRAADETSVVQDLDFSTLRSQLGPLVATLLCIDVATASSKSSALSQKLLDQAQVMLSEIYPGRAPKMGATYWDQIYEIGIISVVKRLLKRLQELLEQEKFPVLQALLTGDLISTKNFQRQGPRERALAMLHQMIQDAHMGKRQFLSGKLHNLARAIADEEYEREFMRAESTYPDEKDGVVGLGLRPMRQQSSVEKSTASKEAEKRIYGPLTSKATTYLSQFILHIAAIGDIVDGTDTTHDFNYFSLIYEWPKDLLTRLVFDRGSTDAAAKVAEIMSADFVHEVISACVPPIYPPRSGHGWADIAVIPTCPKSSSEGKLLSPSSKEAKPSSYCPSSATPGVPLYPLQLDVVKHLVKLSPVRAVLACVFGNCILYGGNDYSSTMSGSLTDGPGSVQKHDADRLFFEFALDQSERFPTLNRWIQMQTNLHRVSEVAVTAEHSVNDGIEVKTSVKRFREHDSDSDLEHDELAAVGTSSLSVLTDTTNESGIWQDSPKSEAAEIDTTVFLSFGWENEKPYEKAVERLIEEGKLMDALALSDRCLRDGASDHLLKLLIEREEENHTVFNASSHSNFRIPSNSWQYCRRLKDKQLAAKLALKYLHRWELDAALDVLTMCHCHLLETDPSKNEVVLRRQALMRYSHILSADERYNSWQEVEAECKEDPEGLALRLAEKGAVSAALEVAESAGLSIDLRRELQGRQLVKLLTADPITGGGPAEASRFLSSLRDSEDALRVAMGAMQQLPNLRSKQLLVHFFLKRKDSNLNEPELSRLNLWALGLRVLAILPLPWQQRCSALHEHPQLILEVLLMRKQLHSASLILKEFPSLRDNNKIFRYAAKAIAVTIAPPRRETRIQVSGPKAKQKAGGTPTKSSFSNSLSNLQKEARRAFSWNPRNSAEKTAPKDVQRKRKGSGLTQTERATWEAMAGIQEDRVSSYTMDGGQDRLPSVSIAEQWMLTGDPNKDEAVRSSHHYESAPDIILFKELLSLCSDESTSAKGALDLCVNQMRAVLSSETLPENASMETIGRAYHATETFLQGLLYAKSQLRKLSVGNDFSVLSKDMEDTSSDAGSSSMGSQAPDELSETLSHSDTWLRRAELLQSLLGYGIAASLDDIADEESSGRLRDRLILEERYSMAVYTCKKCKIDAFAVWNAWGLALIRMEHYAQARVKFKQALQLYKGDPAPVIQDIINTIEGGPPADVSSVRSMYDHLAKSAPAILDDSLSADSYLNVLYMPSTFPRSERSRRLQEASNENSVNSSEFEDDVPRSNLDSIRYLECVNYLQEFTREDLLEFMFRHGHYKDACMLFFPENSVPTPPQVSSTPQKPDPLSTDYGSIDDLCDLCVGYGAMSVLEEVMASRMSSETADVAVKQYTGAALSRICVFCETHKHFNYLYRFQVIGNDHVAAGLCCIQLFVNSSALDEAIKHLENAKMHFDEALSERYKSGGSTKLVSKGVRAQKLTAEGLIKFSARVSMQVDVVKSFNDTDGPQWKYSLFGNPNDAETFRRRCEIAETLVEKNFDLAFQVIYEFKLSAVDIYAGVASSLADRKKGGQLTEFFRNIKGTIEDDDWDQVLGAAINVYANKHKERPDRLIDMLTSSHRKVLACVVCGRLKSAFQIASRSGSVADVQYVAHQALHANALPVLDMCKQWLSQYM, encoded by the exons ATGATGGAGCCATGTCACATATTCAATTTCTTCACTTTGATTATGGTGTGGAGGAAGCTGATTACCG ATCTCCTAAAGAGGGGTTTATCAGGAATGACGGCCTATGATGACACCTGGCTTTCCATGCGAAGTAAATTGCTGTCAATATATGAGAAAGCACTCTCATCAAAATCGATACGTCTTGTAAACATGATACAG TCCATCCAGGAAGAATTGTTATCAGAAGAGATAGAGACACATAAAGTTTTGAATGGCAACCAGATTCCACCCCCTCTTGCacgacttttaagttttattgcACAGATGACACCTGATCCATCGGGTGACCAAACATCATCCTTTAAGTCGGCTATATCTGCATGCATGAGAGACATGTATCATTATGCCCGTATTTCTGGGTTGCATGTACTTGAATGTGTCATGGATGTTGCTCTTTCTGCTGTCAAAAGGGAACAACTTCAAGAAGCTAGCAAT ATTCTTTCATTATACCCCCAACTTCAACCACTTGTGGCTGTTATGGGTTGGGATCTTTTGCCTGGGAAAACAGATATGAGAAGGAAATTGATGCAGCTTTTGTGGACTAgtaaatcacaaattctaaggCTGGAAGAATCTTCTCTTTATGGTAATAAATCAGATGAG GTGTCTTGTGTTGAACATCTTTGTGACTTCCTATGTTACCAGCTTGATCTGGCTTCTTTTGTTGCATGTGTCAATTCTGGACAATCATGGAGTTTGAAATCATCATTACTCTTGTCTGGAAAAGGGAATACCACCGAGTTTGAAAACCAAGAATTGCAGTTGGATCCATTTGTTGAAAATCTTGTTCTTGAAAGATTATCGATCCATAGCCCACTTCGA GTTTTGTTTGATGTAGTTCCAGACATAAGATTTCAAGATGCTATTGAGTTATTTAGCATGCAACCAATCACCTCTAATTTAGCAGCCTGGAAAAG GATGAAAGATGTTGAACTTATGCACATGCGCTATGCCATGGAGTCTGCTGTTCTTGCCTTAAGGGCTATGGGGAATAGTAAGAATAATGAAGTAAAAAGCTACCAAATGGCATTATGTTACTTAAAAGACCTCAGGATTCATTTGGAAGCTGTCACCAACATTCCACGCAAG ATAATGATGGTGAACATTATTATTTCACTTTTACATCTGGATGATCTTTCTCGCGACTCATCACCCTCTCCGCCACCTAGGACGCACCCCGACACATCATCCACTAGTGAGGAAAGTGGCGATCAATGCACCAATGAAGAAGGGAATACAATGGTGGTATCCTTCACAGGTGGACTCCTTAATATACTGAGACAAAATCTACCTTCAGGTGTTACTGAACAGGAGATTGCAATTGACGGAAATGTCCCTACTGATGGGAGACAAGCTTTAGAGTGGAGAATCTCAAAAGCAAGATCTTTTATTGAAGATTGGGAATGGCGTTTATCAATCTTGCAAAGTCTTCTGCCCTTGTCTGATCGtcaatggaaatgggaagagGCATCCACTGTCTTACGTGCAGCCCCATCTAAGTTGCTTAATCT TTGCATGCAGAGGGCAAAGTATGACATAGGAGAAGAGGCTGTAAACCGTTTTTCCCTAACTCCAGAAGATAAAGCAACTCTTGAACTGGCTGAATGGGTGGATGGAGCCTTTAAGAGAGCATCT GCTGCAGATGCTGTTTCTCGTGCTGCTGATGAAACTTCTGTCGTCCAAGACTTGGATTTTTCCACTCTTCGCTCTCAATTGGGTCCTTTAGTTGCG ACTCTTCTATGTATCGATGTAGCTACAGCATCTTCAAAGTCCTCAGCTTTGTCTCAGAAGCTTCTAGATCAGGCTCAAGTCATGTTGTCAGAGATCTATCCTGGACGTGCTCCTAAAATGGGAGCTACTTATTGGGACCAAATTTATGAAATTGGAATAATTTCAGTTGTGAAGCGTCTTCTCAAACGTCTACAAGAGTTGTTGGAACAG gaGAAGTTTCCGGTACTTCAGGCTCTTTTAACAGGAGACCTAATAAGTACCAAGAATTTCCAAAGGCAAGGACCTAGGGAGCGTGCTCTAGCTATGCTTCATCAAATGATTCAAGATGCTCACATGGGGAAACGCCAGTTTCTTAGTG GTAAACTTCATAATCTTGCAAGAGCGATTGCTGATGAAGAATATGAAAGAGAATTTATGAGAGCAGAGAGCACGTATCCTGATGAAAAAGATGGAGTTGTAGGGCTTGGATTGAGACCCATGAGACAACAATCATCAGTTGAAAAGTCAACTGCTTCTAAAGAGGCTGAAAAGAGAATATATGGCCCGTTGACTTCAAAAGCTACAACATACCTTTCCCAATTTATCCTCCATATTGCAGCTATTGGAGACATAGTTGATGGGACAGATACTACACATGACTTCAACTATTTCTCTCTGATATACGAATGGCCTAAAGATCTTTTGACTCGTTTGGTGTTTGACCGAGGTAGCACTGATGCAgctgcaaaagtagctgaaattATGTCTGCTGATTTTGTACATGAAGTGATTTCTGCATGTGTACCTCCAATATATCCACCAAGATCTGGTCATGGTTGGGCAGACATAGCAGTCATCCCTACATGTCCTAAAAGTAGTTCAGAGGGTAAACTTTTATCCCCATCTTCAAAAGAAGCCAAGCCGAGTTCTTATTGTCCGTCCTCAGCCACACCTGGAGTTCCCCTGTACCCTCTTCAGCTAGATGTTGTAAAGCATCTTGTGAAGCTGTCACCAGTCAGGGCTGTTTTAGCATGTGTTTTTGGGAATTGTATTTTATATGGTGGCAACGACTACTCATCAACCATGTCAGGCTCATTGACTGATGGGCCAGGGTCAGTCCAGAAGCATGATGCTGATAGATTGTTCTTTGAGTTTGCACTTGATCAATCCGAGAG GTTTCCGACCTTGAATCGGTGGATACAAATGCAAACTAATCTTCACCGAGTTTCAGAGGTAGCTGTAACTGCTGAGCATTCGGTTAATGATGGAATTGAGGTGAAAACTTCTGTGAAGAGGTTTCGGGAGCATGATAGTGATTCTGATTTAGAACATGATGAGCTGGCGGCGGTTGGCACCAGCAGCCTTTCTGTTCTTACAGACACTACAAATGAAAGTGGTATATGGCAAGATTCACCCAAGTCAGAAGCTGCTGAAATTGATACAACAGTTTTTCTCTCTTTTGGATGGGAGAATGAAAAACCGTATGAAAAAGCTGTTGAAAg ATTGATAGAGGAAGGAAAACTAATGGATGCTCTTGCTCTTTCTGATCGATGCTTACGTGATGGTGCTTCAGATCATTTACTGAAGTTACTCATTGAGCGTGAAGAGGAAAATCATACAGTATTCAATGCTTCAAGTCACTCAAACTTTAGAATTCCAAGCAATAGCTGGCAATATTGCAGACGACTAAAAGATAAACAACTTGCagcaaaacttgccctcaa ATATTTGCATAGGTGGGAATTAGATGCTGCTTTAGATGTTCTCACCATGTGTCACTGTCACTTGCTGGAAACCGATCCTTCCAAGAATGAG GTTGTTCTCAGAAGACAAGCTTTGATGCGGTACAGTCACATATTATCTGCAGATGAGCGTTACAACAGCTGGCAAGAG GTGGAGGCAGAGTGCAAGGAAGATCCAGAAGGTCTTGCACTTAGATTAGCCGAAAAGGGAGCTGTTTCAGCTGCTTTAGAAGTTGCTGAAAGTGCAGGGTTATCAATTGACCTTCGTAGAGAACTTCAGGGGCGCCAACTCGTGAAACTTCTTACAGCAGACCCCATAACAGGTGGCGGCCCAGCAGAAGCTTCACGGTTTCTATCTTCCCTTCGCGATTCAGAAGACGCATTAAGAGTTGCAATGGGCGCAATGCAACAGTTGCCAAATCTTCGATCCAAACAATTACTC GTTCATTTTTTCTTGAAAAGAAAAGACAGCAACTTGAACGAACCGGAGCTTTCCCGGCTTAATCTATGGGCGTTAGGCCTTCGCGTATTGGCTATTTTACCCTTGCCATGGCAGCAAAGATGCTCTGCATTACACGAACATCCCCAACTAATTCTGGAAGTTTTACTAATGCGCAAACAACTCCATTCTGCTTCTTTGATACTTAAAGAATTCCCATCATTAAGGGACAACAATAAAATATTTAGATACGCTGCAAAAGCAATTGCTGTGACTATAGCCCCTCCACGTCGTGAGACTCGGATACAGGTGTCAGGTCCTAAAGCAAAGCAGAAAGCAGGAGGAACTCCAACAAAATCTTCTTTTTCTAATAGCTTAAGTAACTTGCAAAAGGAGGCACGCAGGGCGTTTTCTTGGAACCCAAGGAACAGTGCTGAAAAAACAGCTCCTAAAGACGTACAAAggaaaagaaaagggtctggattGACACAGACTGAAAGAGCTACATGGGAGGCTATGGCTGGGATTCAAGAAGATCGTGTTTCGTCATACACAATGGACGGAGGGCAAGATCGTCTTCCTTCCGTTTCCATTGCTGAACAGTGGATGCTCACGGGCGACCCGAATAAAGACGAAGCTGTCCGGTCCTCGCATCATTACGAAAGTGCCCCTGACATTATTCTATTCAAGGAGCTGCTTTCTCTGTGTTCAGACGAGAGTACATCAGCCAAAGGTGCTTTGGATTTGTGTGTTAATCAAATGAGAGCTGTTTTAAGCTCCGAAACGTTACCCGAAAACGCATCAATGGAAACCATCGGTCGTGCTTATCATGCTACAGAGACATTTCTTCAGGGGCTCCTTTACGCGAAATCTCAACTTAGAAAACTTTCTGTGGGAAATGACTTTTCTGTCCTTTCTAAAGACATGGAGGACACGTCCTCTGATGCAGGGAGTTCTAGCATGGGCAGTCAGGCTCCAGATGAGCTTTCTGAAACCCTATCACATTCCGACACCTGGCTTAGACGCGCAGAACTTTTGCAAAGCCTTTTGGGATACGGAATTGCTGCTTCACTTGATGATATTGCTGATGAGGAATCTTCCGGAAGGTTGCGTGATCGGTTGATTCTAGAAGAACGATATAGCATGGCTGTGTATACTTGTAAGAAATGCAAGATTGATGCGTTTGCTGTGTGGAATGCATGGGGACTTGCTCTAATTAGAATGGAACACTACGCTCAAGCTCGTGTCAAATTCAA GCAAGCACTTCAACTGTACAAGGGTGACCCTGCTCCAGTTATTCAAGATATCATTAATACAATCGAAGGTGGCCCCCCAGCTGATGTCTCATCTGTTCGTTCCAT GTATGACCATTTGGCTAAAAGTGCACCTGCGATCTTGGATGATTCTCTTTCTGCTGACTCGTAtctgaatgttttatacatgccATCTACTTTTCCACGATCGGAAAGGTCTAGAAGATTGCAAGAAGCTTCTAATGAAAATTCAGTTAACAGTTCAGAATtcgaagatgatgttccacgtaGCAATCTGGATAGCATTAGATACCTTGAATGTGTCAACTATTTACAAGAA TTTACACGTGAAGATTTGCTTGAGTTTATGTTTAGACATGGTCATtacaaggatgcatgcatgctATTTTTTCCGGAAAATTCCGTTCCTACCCCTCCTCAAGTATCATCCACCCCACAAAAACCAGATCCTTTATCAACCGACTATGGATCGATTGATGATTTGTGTGACCTGTGTGTTGGTTATGGAGCCATGTCTGTTCTAGAAGAAGTGATGGCTTCTAGAATGTCCTCGGAAACAGCTGACGTGGCAGTGAAGCAGTATACAGGAGCTGCGCTCAGCCGCATATGCGTGTTCTGTGAAACTCATAAACACTTCAACTACCTATACAGATTCCAGGTGATAGGGAACGATCATGTGGCTGCTGGACTATGTTGTATCCAGTTATTTGTGAATTCATCTGCTCTTGATGAAGCTATAAAACACTTGGAAAATGCAAAA ATGCATTTTGATGAAGCGTTATCAGAAAGATACAAAAGTGGAGGCTCAACTAAGCTTGTGAGCAAGGGTGTACGTGCACAAAAACTTACAGCAGAAGGGCTAATCAAATTTTCTGCCCGAGTTTCCATGCAG GTGGATGTGGTTAAATCGTTTAATGATACAGACGGGCCTCAATGGAAATACTCTCTTTTTGGAAATCCAAACGATGCAGAAACTTTCAG GAGGAGGTGTGAGATTGCAGAAACTCTAGTGGAGAAGAATTTCGACCTAGCTTTCCAAGTGATATACGAGTTCAAGCTTTCTG CTGTTGACATATATGCTGGTGTCGCATCATCCCTTGCTGATAGGAAAAAGGGCGGTCAATTGACTGAATTTTTCAGAAATATCAAGGGTACAATTGAAGATGACGACTGGGATcag GTTTTGGGAGCAGCTATTAATGTATATGCCAACAAACATAAAGAACGACCTGATCGTCTTATTGACATGTTAACTAGCAGCCACAG GAAGGTTTTGGCTTGTGTGGTGTGTGGTCGTCTAAAAAGTGCGTTCCAGATTGCTTCTAGAAGTGGAAGTGTGGCTGATGTTCAGTATGTTGCACATCAG GCATTACATGCAAATGCACTTCCAGTGCTGGATATGTGCAAACAATGGCTGTCTCAGTACATGTAA